One genomic window of Cricetulus griseus strain 17A/GY chromosome 3, alternate assembly CriGri-PICRH-1.0, whole genome shotgun sequence includes the following:
- the LOC100769139 gene encoding chymotrypsinogen B isoform X2 has product MAFLWLLSCFALVGATFGCGVPAIHPVLAGLSRIVNGEDAIPGSWPWQVSLQDKTGFHFCGGSLISEDWVVTAAHCGVKTSDVVVAGEFDQGSDAENIQVLKIAKVFKNPKFNMLTVRNDITLLKLATPAQFSETVSAVCLPNADDDFPPGTVCATTGWGRTKYNALKTPDKLQQAALPIVSTAECKKHWGSKITDVMICAGASGVSSCMGDSGGPLVCQKDGVWTLAGIVSWGSGVCSTSTPAVYARVTALVPWVHEILEAN; this is encoded by the exons ATGGCATTCCTTTGGCTCTTGTCCTGCTTTGCCCTTGTGGGGGCCACCTTTG GCTGTGGGGTCCCTGCCATCCACCCTGTGCTGGCCGGTCTATCCAGGATCGTCAATGGAGAGGATGCTATCCCTGGCTCCTGGCCCTGGCAGGTGTCCCTGCAG GACAAGACTGGCTTTCACTTCTGCGGGGGCTCCCTCATCAGTGAAGACTGGGTGGTCACTGCCGCCCACTGTGGAGTCAA GACATCTGATGTGGTGGTAGCTGGAGAGTTTGACCAGGGCTCTGACGCAGAGAACATCCAGGTTCTGAAGATCGCAAAG GTTTTCAAGAATCCCAAGTTCAATATGCTCACTGTACGCAATGACATCACCCTGCTCAAGCTGGCCACTCCTGCCCAGTTCTCTGAgactgtgtctgctgtgtgtcTGCCCAATGCTGATGATGACTTCCCTCCTGggacagtgtgtgccaccactggctgggGCAGGACCAAGTACAATG CCCTCAAGACTCCTGACAAGCTGCAACAGGCAGCCCTGCCCATCGTGTCCACCGCTGAATGCAAGAAGCACTGGGGATCTAAGATCACCGACGTGATGATCTGCGCAGGCGCCAGTGGTGTCTCCTCCTGCATG GGTGACTCTGGTGGCCCTCTTGTCTGCCAGAAGGATGGAGTCTGGACCCTGGCAGGTATTGTGTCTTGGGGCAGTGGCGTCTGTTCTACCTCCACTCCCGCCGTGTATGCCCGAGTCACAGCCCTTGTACCTTGGGTTCATGAGATCTTGGAAGCCAACTGA
- the LOC100769139 gene encoding chymotrypsinogen B isoform X1: protein MVSVGPELTEVFFNMAILILTGCGVPAIHPVLAGLSRIVNGEDAIPGSWPWQVSLQDKTGFHFCGGSLISEDWVVTAAHCGVKTSDVVVAGEFDQGSDAENIQVLKIAKVFKNPKFNMLTVRNDITLLKLATPAQFSETVSAVCLPNADDDFPPGTVCATTGWGRTKYNALKTPDKLQQAALPIVSTAECKKHWGSKITDVMICAGASGVSSCMGDSGGPLVCQKDGVWTLAGIVSWGSGVCSTSTPAVYARVTALVPWVHEILEAN, encoded by the exons ATGGTCTCAGTGGGCCCTGAGTTGACAGAGGTGTTCTTCAACATGGCTATCCTTATCCTCACAGGCTGTGGGGTCCCTGCCATCCACCCTGTGCTGGCCGGTCTATCCAGGATCGTCAATGGAGAGGATGCTATCCCTGGCTCCTGGCCCTGGCAGGTGTCCCTGCAG GACAAGACTGGCTTTCACTTCTGCGGGGGCTCCCTCATCAGTGAAGACTGGGTGGTCACTGCCGCCCACTGTGGAGTCAA GACATCTGATGTGGTGGTAGCTGGAGAGTTTGACCAGGGCTCTGACGCAGAGAACATCCAGGTTCTGAAGATCGCAAAG GTTTTCAAGAATCCCAAGTTCAATATGCTCACTGTACGCAATGACATCACCCTGCTCAAGCTGGCCACTCCTGCCCAGTTCTCTGAgactgtgtctgctgtgtgtcTGCCCAATGCTGATGATGACTTCCCTCCTGggacagtgtgtgccaccactggctgggGCAGGACCAAGTACAATG CCCTCAAGACTCCTGACAAGCTGCAACAGGCAGCCCTGCCCATCGTGTCCACCGCTGAATGCAAGAAGCACTGGGGATCTAAGATCACCGACGTGATGATCTGCGCAGGCGCCAGTGGTGTCTCCTCCTGCATG GGTGACTCTGGTGGCCCTCTTGTCTGCCAGAAGGATGGAGTCTGGACCCTGGCAGGTATTGTGTCTTGGGGCAGTGGCGTCTGTTCTACCTCCACTCCCGCCGTGTATGCCCGAGTCACAGCCCTTGTACCTTGGGTTCATGAGATCTTGGAAGCCAACTGA